The DNA window AAGACTGTTTATGAGGATCTTTCATCAATCTAGTTTTTGGTTTGTAATTCTTTTGTAATTCTTCATGTTTGGATCAACTTACTTCCTTAGTTGTGATATTTGTAGACAATAATTTTTTGTGGAAATGACACTATGAcaatcctcctcctcctcctcctccaaacTTTAGAAATAAGAAGCaccaaattataaataaaatcaataaatgtGCAGTACATATAACTTTAGAAATAAGAAGCaccaaattataaataaaatcaataaatgtGCAGTACATATAACTTTAGAAATAAGAAGCaccaaattataaataaaatcaataaatgtGCAGTACATATAACTTTAGAAATAAGAAGCaccaaattataaataaaatcaataaatgtGGAGtacatataaattcatagaGTGAtgcatttataaaataaaatttcagaaTATAAAAATACGAAATATCATGCAAGACAATGTCAGACTAGAGGTGAAAAATCGTGCGTGTTGGGTCATTATCGTGTCAACACGATAAGGACATGACCCAATAAGGATAAACatgaacacgacccgttaagaaaatctcaaacacgaacacgacctgcTACCCTCAAActcgaacccgacacgaacacattaacgacacgaaccatcttgggtcaacacgacacgagcATGATACGACACGACTATAACTACATGACCTGATAACACGGTAAGAATATAATAGCAACAAGATAACAACTACTcatgattttaaaattataaaacctTGAATCTGATTACACAATCTAGTTTGATGAATAATAAGATCAATAGATTCATACTTCATAACACCAAAATCCATGAACACGACAAGACACGAAATTTAGgtatttaaaataatagtaaaaatcaataatattaaaatataatttcttaacGGGTAACACGAACAcaacacgaaattttcgtgttaTTAACATGTCAACCCGATAAGGGTACGAACCTAATAAGCTTTGACCCAAATCATTAATTTCGTGCGAGTTTGTGTCGTGTTATCGTATGGTGTCAAAAATTTTGAGCTCTATGTGAGACTACATGATACTCCTATTACAATTTGCTCCAGCAACTGCTGTCGCTCCAACACTATTAATACTTTTAGTAGAAACTGATATACTATATCTCAATCTTTGCtaaatttattcataaataGACAAAATAATTAGTAGAAAATAAATGCGTGTAGTGTTGATAACTAATTACGAGAAGAAAGAATGAAAATAattgaaagaagaaaaagaaaattaaatagtaaaaataaaatctgagaATGAAATTAACAAAATACTAACCAAATCTGagaatgaaattaaaaaaatactagtaatccctaagacaaaaaataaaaataaaaataatgcataGATAAATTCAAATGTGATTACTTTCGATATCGAGGAACTATTctgactaataaaataaaataggtacCGTAAACATAAGAAATTAATCGTCTATAGactaatttcataatttaattatttaggtACCATAAATGTAAGAATCCAATagttttagtaaaaaattaaattaattactataagtacaaaaagaaaagaatagaACATGAAAAGTATAGTCAACAGTCAATCAAGGATTGAAGAAAAGGAAAATGGTTGTGAGAAATCAGTCATAAACCCAAAACCCACACATTTTTgcctttattctctctctctcacacacacaaaaacacaccCGAGTCTCTTTATTGTAATTCCATTTACTTCAAGCACAACTGGTGAAACGACGCAGGTAAACATAGAAGCTTGAATGAGTGAGCATTGTTGATGTTTAAGGTATTGATTAACGCATTGTTTTATGGTTTGATCGTGAGCTTTTTTTTGGAGGTGAAAATAGGGCAAAAATTGCTCTTTTGGGGGGAATCTTCGTGTTTTCAACTAGGAATTTCAACCTGATATCGATGCTAACCGTCGTTAGTTGCTGCAATTTTCTGGATTGAGCGGAAATGTGgtgttttatttaaaatttaatcggtGCTATTGTTAATCTCGGCAGGAAAAGTGGAAGAGAAAAGTGGATTAGGTGCAGTGCTTTTTACCGTATCATCTAAGCTGATCAAGTATTTCATTTTTGGTTAGCCCTGATTTTGATCGTATACTAGCAAATTGTGGGGTGGGgatattttgtttgatttgcaTTATGGAATTTTGATGTTTTGATGTTGATTTTGAAGGATGATTGAATGTCTGATTAATAGGAAAGTTCTTTTGCATGTGTTAAATTAATGTTATTGTGTTAGTATCTGATAGGGATAGTATTGGTAGAAAATGTAATTTGGCCGGGAACGTGTGGGGATGGTTTTTCAACGTAATTTAACGTCTTAGTTCTATGCGGAATTAAGTTTTGTTTTGGTTCTTTAATGAAACATCGGCTCTTCTTCATAGGCTGCCATTCTGCCCGAAGATGGAAGTCGAGACAATAAAATAAGTTATAATTTTGCTCGTGTTTTTTGCTAAGGCATGCAATGCTTTTCTTGCTGAGGGCCCGAGGCTCAAATTGTGGCCTTTTTGGCAACAATGAGCTTCACTTTTTACATAATTTGGTCATTTGTAAATATGGAACTTGTCTCTGAGTTTCTGCCAAAGTTAAGTGTTGAGTGTATAAgcaatgacatttttgtttctttgagtgatcttttttttcttctcacaCTACTCCACCTGTTGTTGTTATATAGGTTGTATCAATTTTTATATGCTGTTGGGAAAATGATAGAAGCAGGAAAACCCCAAGCTAATCCTTCGAAGATGTCATCATTGTCACCTAAGGCGATCATACACCAAAAGTATGGTGACAAGGCCTTCTACCAGGTTGAAGAAGTTCAAGTTACACCACAAAATGAATGTCCCGGGCTCGTCATCACACAGAAGGCGCCACCATGTCTTTACCGTTGCACTCTGCATCTTCCGGAAACTACTGTTGTCTCTGAtacatttaaaaagaaaaaggaagctGAACAATCAGCTGCAGAGAAGGCCATAGAAAAGGTATCTTGTCTTCTTTTCGTAAACTGtctatttatataattgtttCTTGAATATGTGGTGAATATAAGTAGTAATTTATAACCTCATGCTTATTTAGTCAACAAGGAGTTGGCTCTGGATATAAACTAATCTAGAATCTTACTTTGATCACTTGCATAGTGGAACTAGTATTTACTTCTATATCTTTTTATGGTAAATCATAATGCAATTGAGCAGTTTGGTTTTACTGAGACGAACTCATCTTAACAAATACAAAAAGATTCTTATTCTGCCTCTTTACCAATAGACCGAGTAATATTCTTGATGATCTCTTTAtagatttattattattattcagtcttgcaatttccatttttgttGTACTTGTATTAAATCATCTTGCCCTGCAATCCACAGTAAAAGCTCTCATTACTCTTGTCAATATAAATTTTGTCCTGCAGCTAGGCCTCCGTCAGAAGGAATATAATCCCACCAAGCAGGAAGCTTGGGATGATTTAGCTGGTCGTGTTGCTTTCCTCTTTGCAAATGAGGTACGTTGTGGTAATGTAGTTTGGAAGTAATAATTTCcgtataaaattattttgggGCCAGTAGCTATATCAAGCTTTCAGTGAAATGTGCTGGGAACTGTGCAGAATACTTTTTCTCATTGTTATTTAGAGCTATGCATTTTACTTCACGAATAGTTTtactaaattattttctttcattttcatcttttGCCACTTTATTTCTCATGTCTTTGGGAACTATGAAGTTTCTTTCATTTCCCAATCCACTCAGTAATCACTTCAGAGCAGCTTTGAGAAGAGATGGTCATTTCAATGGTTTCGTTCCAGTTTCAGTAATCGCAGTCTATGATGCAAAGACTACTAGCATATGCAAATTCATAAATCCTGCTGCTGAGATGAATTCGCTGCTGGTGATGTCTCTAGTTTCACGGGCAGCAGCTAAACTGTCTGATTTAGTCATCGTATCTGATGATCAGCTTTCGGTACAGAGGAGAAATTTATATTCACCAGAGATTATATCTTCAATAAACCATGAAGCGAGCCTGTTGGAAAGCATTCCACTTGATGTGATACTTATTCCAGTTTCATGTGAGAAAGCTGTTGAGCCTTTGAAACTTAACATTTCTGCAACTGGTTATTACCTTGATGTTATTGCCCATGCACTAAGTTTGCCGGGGGCTTCGGATATTATAATATCCAGGTAAGATATTACTAATGCCTTTTTGATGTCAGATCTTAGTCTtcataaaataacaataatgaaTTAGAAGGAATCTGGACCGGAAGTAGAATTCATTATCTCTTGTGAAATACGCCTGACATATGAAAGTGCAAAATTTATCATCTACAAAATTGAGAAATTCTTGCTTTATTCTCAGCAAATATCATCTATTGTATTGCTTTGCAGAACGATCGGCAAAGCTTCATCTGAAATGAGAATATATTCCTCCACTCCAAAACGTCTCTTTGAAAACTTGTCAGAGCCTCAAACCAAACAAGCTAGCCATGTCGAAGGATCTCTAAACATAAGGGCAACTTATTTTGCTGGCCAAGAGATACACGGTGATGCAATTCTGGCTTCTATAGGTTACACATGGAAGTCCCCCGATCTTTCACATGAAGCCATTTCACTGTGCTCATATTATAGGTAAAGAAGTAGTGATACACATCACtattcttcatttttttctcaatattatttgttttattttcatgcTGTACAATTCCTTTTATTGCACCTtggaatttttttgtgtttaatttagttttctttttcctttttgccTAGAAATTTTGTCAGTAAGATACCGAGTGGACCATACAAGGTATCTAGAGATGCAATGCTTGCTGCTCAGTTGCCTTTAGCATTCACAACGAAAAGCAATTGGAGAGGTTCATTTCCCAGAGACATACTTAGTGCATTTTGCCGCTATCACCATCTTTCCGAACCTGTCTTCTCTACTCAAAGTAGCATGCTGGATTCATCAGTAAATTTACCTGGATCCCGCAAAAAGTTGAAAGCAACAGAGTTGAGCAAGAAGGAAAAAAGTGAATTGGGCATTGCTGCTGCACCAACTGGAGCTATTAGTTGTAATATAAAGATATATTCCAAAAATCAAGAACTTCTTTTAGAATGCTCACCACAAGAATCTTACCGGAAGCAGACGGATGCTGTGCAAAGTGTTGCTTTGAAAGTCCTACGCTGGCTGGACATATATTTTGAAAAACCAGACTTGTCTGCGGAGGAGTTGGGCTTATTAGCAAAAAAGTTTGATATTCAGTTTACTCAAAACTTCTTTAAGGGATTCTCGCTATGCCACTCTGTGCACAGATCTGGAACCACCATAACTCAAGCTTCCGATACAACTCTTAATAATGTAGAGGGTCTAAATTCGGGAGTAACTCCAGCTAATGGCTGTTTAGCATGCATAAGCTACACAGTCTCATTGTTAGGAGAAGGAGATGGCACTAAAGAATATATTGAAAGCTGCGAAGAGTTTGAGTTTGAAGTCGGTAATCAAGCTGTCTTGCCTCATTTGGAAGCAGCTGTGGAAAAGATGGCTGTTGGCCAGTCGGCATATTTCACAGTGGAGTTGCCTCTCAGTGAGTTGATTTTGGCTGCATCTGGGGATTCTGCGAAAACTCTATCATTATTGTCTCCAAGTACGTTGTAGTTTAAGGCATTAAGATATTCCACGTCCGTATTCATATTTTGCATCCTGAGATTAATGAAATTGTTGGCAGGAAGCTGCAAATTGGAGTACTGTGTTACTCTATTGCAGGTGACAGAACCATTAGAAGATCGGATGGAGCAAGCCCTATTTAGCCCCCCTCTGTCCAAGCAGCGTGTTGAATTTGCTGTATGCCAAATTAGACAATCTTCTGCAGTTTCTTTGGTATAAACTGCACTTTAGCAAAATGTTTCCATGTGGGTGATGTTTAGGGGCTTGACACTTAATATCCGCTACAATTGCAGGTTGATTTTGGTTGTGGTTCTGGAAGTTTATTGGATTCCTTGCTGTCTTATCCTACTTCACTGGAGAAAATTGCCGGTGTTGATCTTTCACACCGAGGTCTTGCAAAAGCAGCCAAGGTGACGTTTCACGCTTAGTTTAGGTTTTACATGCGTCTGTCTCTCCTTCTTTTGACAAATGACGTTCCACCATTGCAGTTGGTTCACTCAAAGTTAAACAGTTTATTAGATCCCAATGAGCCAACTAGCGAGATGAAATCTGCAGCTTTGTATTACGGAAACATCACGGAATTTGATCCTCAACTACATGGATTCGACATTGCAACTTGCTTGGAGGTAACTTGTTTCTCTCTTTTGAACTATGCGATTCACGTCTTTCTGGTTCGGTGAATGTTGTAAAGTGTGATGCATTTGGGTACAGGTGATTGAACATATGGAGGAGGAAGAAGCATGCTTATTTGGCAATGTAGTGCTGAGCTTGTTCGCCCCCAAGATCCTCATCGTCTCCACCCCAAACTACGAGTACAATGTGATCCTCCAGGGATGCACGCCGCGCGGCCAAGAAGATGATCCGGATGAAAAGAACCAGGGGCAGGCCACAAAATTCCGAAATCATGATCACAAGTTCGAATGGACCAGGGCCCAGTTTCAGCACTGGGCGTCTGAGCTGGCTGTGAAGCACAACTACTCTGTCGAGTTCAGTGGCGTTGGCGGCGCTGCTGATGAGGAGCCCGGGTTTGCGTCTCAGATTGCGATATTTAGGAGAGGGGAAGAGAGTGTGAGCAGCATGGAATGTGGCAGTGAATATGTCCAAATCTGGAAATGGAGTAGAGAGGATCAGCCAGTTGGAGTCAGTTAATTGTTGATTCTTAGTCCTACTTTTTGTGTCTTTTGAATGTAACATTTATGGAAATTGgtcatttttgttcaataactTGGCAATTTCGTTGCAATTGAAAATTCTACTACAATATCTAGATTCTATCTTTTTGACTATAAACTTTAAAGTTCGGACCTGCCAAGCTCTGCAGTTCTTCGTCGTCCCTCGTGACCAAAACCTCCACACACACATTCATATTGCCAAGACCATAATTGATTCGTTCTTTATTCGAAGTTTCCTCATGTTCGGGATTCTCTTCATCACACTTTGAAATTCTCCACTCCCTTGAGATGAACTTGCTCGTCGCTTGGAGGATCCGCGAGCCAGAAACCATCTCCATAGAGCAACTTAACATGCCTTAACTTCCAAATTGCAACAGGCGCGTTCCACTCATCCCAACAATAAACAATGAACGTATGCAGATTCCAGAAGCGGTCGACTGAAGAGTGTAAAGAGGGGAAGCTACGGACTGCATGAATATCAAGGTGCCGCAAGTTAACACATATAAACACAAGGGCATTCCACACTGCTCCGACTTAACACGTTTAATCTCTTCAGCAATCTAAAATTCTGGCACCACAAGACTTCACCTTGTTCACATATAACGGAACGAGCATTGTATGACATAGATTGCATTGCATCAATGACCATCCGCTTTGAAGTGTATAACAACACGGCGTTGCCTATTTATACCTTCTTGTCCTATCACGTCATAAAACCCATATTTTGAACTTTCTCTCAAGCACAAGTCTCTCAACAAATCGTGGATTTTGCACCACTTTATATTTCCTGTAGACCCCAACGTATCAATTTGAATGAGATTTCTATCAACTAAATCCTTCAAGAATCCTTTTGCAATTGTTTCCAAGCTCTTGCCAATCATTGGGTTTATAAATCCTGTAGGAAAAACATGTGGGAAATTAGAAAGACTCAAAACCTTTCCttttcctaagtcttttggcttttcaacctccaagtgtttatgaggtgccttaaacccgagacctctcgtgtggccactcctagcctataaataggcttgttttgAGAGATGGAAGACACACAACACAACCTACAAACCTTTTCTCTTCTCTCGTAGCTCAAGCACTCTAgttcgcatcttaggagcatcgcattgctcggttctcgcctccaattcaagttcgccggagcctacgagtttgaggtgcttcaactcgataggaggaaagtcgtttcatctttggggacattacgccaatccgtgagcactagccggggcgtatttcgtcttgcggagagagggatacctcgactcgacttgaagaatactatagtttgcatctcttt is part of the Salvia splendens isolate huo1 chromosome 22, SspV2, whole genome shotgun sequence genome and encodes:
- the LOC121787672 gene encoding small RNA 2'-O-methyltransferase-like: MIEAGKPQANPSKMSSLSPKAIIHQKYGDKAFYQVEEVQVTPQNECPGLVITQKAPPCLYRCTLHLPETTVVSDTFKKKKEAEQSAAEKAIEKLGLRQKEYNPTKQEAWDDLAGRVAFLFANEFLSFPNPLSNHFRAALRRDGHFNGFVPVSVIAVYDAKTTSICKFINPAAEMNSLLVMSLVSRAAAKLSDLVIVSDDQLSVQRRNLYSPEIISSINHEASLLESIPLDVILIPVSCEKAVEPLKLNISATGYYLDVIAHALSLPGASDIIISRTIGKASSEMRIYSSTPKRLFENLSEPQTKQASHVEGSLNIRATYFAGQEIHGDAILASIGYTWKSPDLSHEAISLCSYYRNFVSKIPSGPYKVSRDAMLAAQLPLAFTTKSNWRGSFPRDILSAFCRYHHLSEPVFSTQSSMLDSSVNLPGSRKKLKATELSKKEKSELGIAAAPTGAISCNIKIYSKNQELLLECSPQESYRKQTDAVQSVALKVLRWLDIYFEKPDLSAEELGLLAKKFDIQFTQNFFKGFSLCHSVHRSGTTITQASDTTLNNVEGLNSGVTPANGCLACISYTVSLLGEGDGTKEYIESCEEFEFEVGNQAVLPHLEAAVEKMAVGQSAYFTVELPLSELILAASGDSAKTLSLLSPRSCKLEYCVTLLQVTEPLEDRMEQALFSPPLSKQRVEFAVCQIRQSSAVSLVDFGCGSGSLLDSLLSYPTSLEKIAGVDLSHRGLAKAAKLVHSKLNSLLDPNEPTSEMKSAALYYGNITEFDPQLHGFDIATCLEVIEHMEEEEACLFGNVVLSLFAPKILIVSTPNYEYNVILQGCTPRGQEDDPDEKNQGQATKFRNHDHKFEWTRAQFQHWASELAVKHNYSVEFSGVGGAADEEPGFASQIAIFRRGEESVSSMECGSEYVQIWKWSREDQPVGVS